The Candidatus Methylomirabilis sp. genome includes the window GATCTCGGCCGGGGTCTCCGCGCCGATGGGGAGGCCGATCGGGGCGTGGACGGCGGCCAGGCGCTCCTCGGGGACGCCGTGGCGGCGCAGGTGGTCCAGGACCGCCCGGACCCGGCGCTTGCTCCCGATCATCCCGATGTAGGCGACCGGGGCCTGGATGGCGAGCTTCAGCGCCTCCTGGTCGAGCTGATGGCCGCGGGTGACGAGCACCAGGTGGGTGTCAGGAGTCAAGGGATAGCCCTTGATCGTGGCCGGGATGTTCGCGGCGATGACCTGGTCCGCCTCGGGGAAGCGCTCCGGGTTGGCGAAGGCCGCCCGGTCGTCCAGGACGACCACCCGGAGGTCCAGGGACTTCGCCATCCGCGCCAGCGGCACGGCGATGTGACCCGCCCCGACGATGAGGAGCTCGGGTTGGGGCAAGACCGTCTCCACGAACGCCTCCACCGCGGGGACCGCCCCCGCGGCCGGGAGGCGCAGTCGGCGACTCCGGCCGCTGGCGAGGGCGTCCTTCGCGGCCGCCAGGACAGCCTCGCCGAAGGCGGGGTCGAGCCCCCTTCCGAGGAGC containing:
- a CDS encoding XdhC/CoxI family protein; the encoded protein is MSTLYQDLVELLSRQEAVAVATVIASRGSTPREVGAKMVILDDGRILGTVGGGCGEAQVLWEGVRVLREGRPRLTEVDLTGVIDDESPTNCGGIMEIFIDRLSSAERPGAGLPAAEAVAAARDALAARRRLALVSIVAAPAASPIPAGTRFGVTEEGMLLGRGLDPAFGEAVLAAAKDALASGRSRRLRLPAAGAVPAVEAFVETVLPQPELLIVGAGHIAVPLARMAKSLDLRVVVLDDRAAFANPERFPEADQVIAANIPATIKGYPLTPDTHLVLVTRGHQLDQEALKLAIQAPVAYIGMIGSKRRVRAVLDHLRRHGVPEERLAAVHAPIGLPIGAETPAEIALSILAEIVAVRRASRRRPPR